In Haliaeetus albicilla chromosome 20, bHalAlb1.1, whole genome shotgun sequence, a genomic segment contains:
- the RFXAP gene encoding regulatory factor X-associated protein, producing MQPCGGEEAAGVPPPPPPLAGTDPALPPAGSGGLMLLYELGGPGEAEAEAGEEGEAAGGESTASPEELEEEAAAGGGGAAAGGGGCKSCTYQGCSETTTQVVKQRKPWMCKRHRNKIYKDKYKRKKNDQALGGGGAAAAAGGGPRAEDSVEGSVSVTKQRTGSIGDRPARPTLLEQVLNKKRLSLLRSPEVVQFLQKQQQLLSQQALEQRQQQFQGAPG from the exons ATGCAGCCGTGCGGCGgtgaggaggcggcgggggtGCCGCCACCACCGCCGCCGCTGGCGGGCACCGACCCGGCGCTGCCGCCCGCCGGTAGCGGCGGCCTGATGTTACTCTACGAGCTGGGGGGTCCCGGcgaggccgaggccgaggcGGGGGAGGAAggcgaggcggcgggcggcgagAGCACGGCCAGCccggaggagctggaggaggaggcggcggccggcggcggcggggcggcggcgggggggggcggctgcaAGAGCTGCACCTACCAGGGCTGCAGCGAGACCACCACGCAGGTGGTGAAGCAGCGCAAGCCCTGGATGTGCAAGCGGCACCGCAACAAGATCTACAAGGACAAGTACAAGCGCAAGAAGAACGACCAGGCCctggggggcggcggggcggccgccgccgcggggggcggcccgcgggccgag GATAGTGTCGAAGGTTCGGTTTCTGTTACAAAACAGAGAACAGGATCCATTGGAGATCGCCCAGCAAGACCTACTCTTTTAGAACAAGTATTGAATAAAAAGAGGCTG TCCCTACTCAGGAGTCCAGAAGTAGTGCAGTTTCTACAGAAACAACAGCAACTGTTAAGTCAGCAGGCTTTGGAACAAAGGCAGCAACAGTTTCAAGGAGCACCTGGGTAA